The genomic region CAGTGTGTATCTGCTCGCCTCTTATTTTGGTGGGAGTGCCTCCACATTCGTTACTTTTGCATTCATGTGGATTTTTCGAATTAATATGGGGCGTAATCCCTTGTTGGAGAACTGGCAGTATGCGTTATTAGAGTTGTTCTTTGTTGTAGCCATATGCCTGATCTTCAAGTACGTCAGGGGATTTATGCAGAAGTGGTTGTTCGGATCGTTACTGCTGATTACTGTATATGAGTTGATTGTACTTAAGACATATTCTCCTTCTCTACTAGTGATGGGGATGATTCTCCTTTTTCAATGTATCTGCTTTTTGGCGATTGTACTATTCCTGTATTATCTGAACCAAAATCATCGATATAGGCGATTGGTCATTCAAAGGGATCGGGAAATGCTGGAGATGCTTCGTATGCAGCCCGGGTTTACGTTTAAAATCCATAAACAGAACGGGAAATTCGAATACCTTCTGCTTGAAGGAGAGATGCTCGCCCGGTTGGGTTTGGATATGAGCAGTCTGAAGCATGATTACAAGTTGGGCACCCTGAACATTTTACCTAAAGAGAAGGTTGAGTTTCTACGAAAGCAGTTTAATCGAGCATGGGAAGGGGAATCTTTTTTTTACGAGATTGAGCATGAAGGTTACTATTCACTGGTGAAAGTTCGCCCTCTGCGAGAAGATGGTGTAGTGAAGTATGTCGTGGGATATGGACTTGATATTACGGAGCACAGAGCAGTTAAACGAAGAATTCAAGAGAGTGAAGAGCGATATCGAACACTTGAGCGAGTGTCGGCAGACTGGTTTGTCGGTATGGATAGCAACAGGTGTATTGTGTCGGTTAATCAGAAATTTCTGGATGTTCTCGGTCTCGACAGGCACCAAGTGATCGGACGTCAGCTTGAAGAAATGTTGTTCATTGAGCAGTTGGAGCACTGGTTGTTGATTTTCCAAAAAGCCTTACACCATAATATAGTCCAGGAGACGGAATTGAGTTTGATTATTGGAGAAGGTCATGAGCAGCATGTGCGGGTTCACCTATACCCGGATAAAGCGCTTAACTCAAGTGAGAAAATTAAGGCGGTTATTCATGATATTTCGGAACAGTATAAACGTGTTAAGGCCGACAAAGCGAACCAGGCGAAAAGTGAGTTTCTTGCCTTTATGAGTCACGAGATTCGTACCCCACTGAGCGGTATTATCAGCTTTTCGTTGTTGCTTCAACGGACAGATCTATCCCCACAGCAATTGGATTATTTGAGTAAAATCAATGCGTCCTCCCAAACCCTGCTTACTCTCGTGAATGATATTCTTGATTTTTCAAAAATTGAGGCAGGTAAGCTGACTTTGGAGAAGGTTTCTTTTTCACCAGAGGATGTATTCAAGCGTGTGGCAGATCAGATCGGTGTGGCCATCGGGCACAAAGACATCGAAGTGATCTTTACGACCGATTCCGATCTGCCGTTAACGGTGATTGGTGATCCGTTCCGACTTGAACAGGTGTTATTGAATCTGCTGAGTAATGCGATTAAATTTACGGAGCATGGATATGTCACATTGCGGGCAGAGGTGCTTTCATTGGAAGCGGAGCAAGTTCAGGTCCGTTTTGAGGTAGAGGATACGGGGATTGGAATCTCACCTGAACAACTGGAACGGCTTTTTGTCCCGTTTACTCAAGCGGAACCTTCGACGTATCGAACATATGGTGGTTCTGGACTTGGGCTGGTGATCTGTTATCTTCTGGTGACCTCCTTGGGAGGAAACTTGCGTGTGGATAGTGTGCTGGGAGAGTACAGTCTGTTTTCGTTCGATTTGATATTTGAACTTGCAGATACGGAAGAAGAGAGTTCATTTCTGCAAACATTCCCTTTGCTATATTGTGTGAATGATGTGGTTATCATTGAAGAGGATGAACGGATGGGCGAAAGCCTGAAGCAGATGCTCTACTCATTCGGGATGAAGCCAACGCTGTATCCTTCCTTGAACCATATGATGGAGAGCGATTGGTGTGTACCTCATGCAGATGGGGCAAGTTCCCTGTTAATAATGATGGATATGGATGCAGAGGACACCGTCAACGGGTCGTCATGGGACAATTTCATGAAACGATTGAATCGAACCCAATTTCAAATGGTGGGTTATACCCATGCTTTTAGTGAAAATGCCCTATGGAGTGAGGAGAGATCCTTTCGCCCGGATATCATGATGATCAAACCGATTACACGTCTGGGGTTGTTCGAAGTTTTACTTGCACTTCAAGGTGAAGGACCACTGGAGAACCATCGGAGGGTAGAAGGCGATGAACCCTATTTGCTTAAATCCAAAGGCCACATTTTGATCGCTGAGGACCAAGAAATCAATCAACTGGTTATTCGAGCGATGCTGGAACATATGGGATTCGAGGTGACGCTGGCAGACAGTGGCACAGAGGTTTTGAAGAAATTGGGTGAACAAACATGGGAATTGATTCTAATGGATATGTACATGCCCGAAATGAATGGAATTGATGCAACGCGACACATTCGCAAGATGAGGCAATATGATCGTACGCCCATTATCGCGCTAACTGCGAATAGTCTACAAATAGATCATGAGACTTGCTTTGAGGTTGGTATGAATGCCATCCTGACCAAACCGATTCATGAACAACAGATGACAGATACATTGGAAACATGGATTGATGTGAAAGGCATGCGAGAGATCAGCGGAATTGATGCAGATAAGGCGATTAGGCAGATGGACGGCAAGCCGCATATTCTGCAATATGCGCTCACGAAATTCAGAATGGAGTATGGCCCGTTTCAGAAAAAACTGACGATTAAGCTTCAGCAGCAGCAGATTGCTGCTGTGATCCGCAGCGTTCATTCACTCCGAGGCGTAGCTGCCAATCTGCATGCAGTGGACCTGTTACGTCCGGTTCTTCAACTTGAATCGCTCTTGTCCCGTCCGTTATTCGAAGAAGAGGAACTGAATTCGATATTGGAGAAGGTGCAACAGGAGATTGATAGAATTACCGAGTCTCTGCCATGGTGACCGAGCTGAATGAAGCTGTGTTGTTTCTAAGGTGTGAACTTATATCCGACCCCCCAGATGGTTTGAATATATTGGGGGTTTTTCGGGTTGTCCTCAATTTTTTTGCGAAGCTTGGTAATGTGCACATCTATGGTGCGGTCATTAATATAGGCATCAATACCACGAATGGCTTCAATCAGGGCATAACGACTGTAGACCTTGCCCGGATTGAGGACAAATAGCTTCATGATTTCAAATTCGGAAAACGTCATTTCCACTCGCTGGTTATTCAACAGTACGGTTCTGCGGGCCAGGTCGAGAGATATTCCGCTTTCCTGTTCAGTGACAACAGAGTTGTTCAATATGGAGTAGCGACGTAATACAGCCTCAATACGAGCCTTCAGTTCCTGCATGCTGAAAGGTTTGCATACATAGTCATCAGCCCCGTCTGTTAATGATCGAATCCGCTCCGCAACCTCGGTTAACGAAGAGATGACGATGATGGGGATTGCCGTATGTTGGCGCATAAGAGAGCAAGGATTTTTATCTCCCGAATCAGGGAGCATCAAGTCAAGAAGCAGGATATCAGGCCGCGCTTGAAGCTGTAGAAGACCATCTCTTGCGTTATCGACACGGATAACATCATACCCTTCACCTTGCAAATACAGGGATAACGTATCACCTAACATGTTGTCGTCCTCTATGATAAGCACTTTGGTCATGATATTCCTTTCTGAATCCACTTCGTGTAGAAGAACTAAGATCCATGGGTTAGCTTAATATACCTGATAATGTATACCCTGATAATTAAATCACGCAACAGGGGGAGGTCAAGATTCCAACATGACTCGCCAAGAAGGGAGAGACTCCGATTCTATACTTGCCAAGATATCAGTTAGCTTCACGCTCAATCAGGCGCATCAGTTTGCGCTCGGTAGCGGTCTCTGGTGCCGGCGTGTATACACTGCATCGCAGATCGGAGCTGCCTTGAACCTGCAACGAGGTCAGATCAAACAACATTTTGCCTGCTTTGGCATGTCTGAACTCGATTAATACATCCGGGGCACTGCTGACACTGCTCTGTTTCCAGAGGGTATGAAAATCGGGATGTCTGTTCATCATGTCATCCAGAAATAAATTATACCATTCATCATCGACATACTGACCATAATAAGCACGAAAAATCGCCAGAAATCCGCTAACAAAATCCTCCCAGTTCACCGCGAGCCTGCGAAACTCCTTTCGATCAAATAACAGACTGATCATATTCCGCTGTTCGAGGGGAATCTGTTCAAAATCCATAAAAACATGCCGGGCTGCATCATTCCAGCCGACAATGTAACAGCGTCGATCCGAGATCACGGTAGGGCAGTGGTGAAGTTCTTGCAAGATTTTCTGCAGGGAAGGGTGCAGTTGAACAGGTTCTTCTTCCAGCGTGGGTAGCTCCGAGTGATGTTCCATCGCGAGCGAAAACAGATATTTTCGTTCATCTGCAGTAAGCTTTAGTGCTGAAGCAATGTTATCCAACACGGAATGGGATACCTGAATATCCCGACCTTGCTCCAGCCAGGTATACCACGTTGTACTTACTCCTGCCAGTTGGGAGACTTCTTCTCTCCTCAGCCCAGGCGTTCTGCGCCGACTTCCAGTAGGTAAACCAACCGATTCGGGTGAAATTTTGGAACGCTGTGTTTTCAGAAAAGTAGATAGGGCCTGTAGCCTGACATCGTAGTTCAATCCATCACCTTCGATCCTCATTATCATGGTAGTCATTATACTATTATAATTGACAACTTGTAATAGGATATTCAAAAGTGCACTATTAGTGGCAGAGCATAAGAATAAGGTATATAACAGCGCTGAAGGAGGATGGATATGGAACGAGTCGTGATTACAGGAATGGGAGTCATCTCTCCTTTGGGAAATGATGTAGATACATTCTGGAATGGATTAATAGAGGGCAGATCAGGGATATCGCCCATAGAGCATTTTGATACAGCTTCGTATAAAACCAGAATCGCTGGAGTGGTCCGTGATTTTGATGGTGAAGAGCGATTTGGACGCAAGGAAGCAAGGCGCATGGACCGATTCGTTCAATTCGCTGTTGCTGCTGCGGATCAGGCTGTATCGCAATCCGGTCTCGTGATGGATGAACTGGACCGTGAACGGGTAGGTGTATATATTGGTTCAGGCATAGGTGGCATCCAGACATTAATGGAACAAGGCAAGGTTCTGTCAGATCGGGGACCTGCGCGGGTTAGCCCAACACTGGTACCTATGATGATATCCAATATGGCTGCGGCTATGGTCAGTATGAGGTTTGGTTGCTGGGGGCCGACATTGTCGCCAGTAACGGCTTGTTCCATTGGCAATACAGCCATTGGAGAGGCTTTCCGGTTAATTCGTCATGGCGGAGCCGATGTTATTATTGCTGGTGGAACAGAAGCGGCTGTAACCGAAGTGTCCCTGGCAAGCTTCGGTAATGCGACAGCGTTGTCTACACGAAATGAAACGTTCCAAGCAGCCAGCCGTCCATTTGATGCGGGGAGAGACGGTTTTGTCATGGCGGAGGGCGCTGGAATTCTGGTTGTTGAGTCACTATCTCATGCACTGGGAAGAGGGGCGAATATTCTTGCCGAAGTGATTGGATATGGTGCCAGTTCAGATGCGTATCATATGGTAGCTACCCATCCGGAAGGGCGGGGTGCATATCTTGCAATGAAAGCATCGCTGAAAGAGGCTCAGATTGGACCGGAAGACATTGATGTGATTAACGCTCATGCTACCAGTACGGAGGCGGGTGATCTGTCCGAGACGAGAGCCATTAAACAGCTTTTCGGAGCAGCCGCCTATGACATTCCGGTTACGGCGAATAAATCGATGACGGGACATATGCTTGGTGCAGCAGGTGGTGCAGAGGCGATCTCACTTATTCAAAGTTTGCGGCATGGCATCATTCCTCCAACTATCAATCAAGAGCAGAGAGATCCCGAATGTGATCTGGATTATGTACCGAACGAGGCAAGAAGAGCAGATTTGCGGATTGGGATGTCTAATTCCTTTGGTTTTGGTGGTCATAATGCCGTTATTGTTCTTCAAAAATATTCATCTTAAGCAAAAAAAGCAGTCTTAAGCAAAAAAGCAACCTTAAACAGAAAGAACAGCGTAGCCCCATCGGGCTGCGCTGTTCTTGGGTTAATCCAGGATCATCCACATACACCGTACCATTGGTTAACGGCCGAGTGGTTGTACGCCTCAGGACGAGAGGGATGTCGATTCAGTCATGCCTTTGTTGCTTCGGCTCAGCCAGCTTACACGCCAGCGGGATTGCATGAAGAGAACAAGGATTAGGGAAGCTGCTGCAATCAGGCTAAGAATGACAAAGCCTGGTGTATAGGATTGATAGCTGCTATACAGTTGACCGAGAATCAGCGGCAATGCATATCCGCCCAATCCGCCAGCGGCACCTACAATGCCTGTCATTAGACCAATCTCGTTACCGAAGCGTTGGGGAACCAGTTGGAACACGGAGCCATTTCCTGCTCCCAGACACATCATGCCGAGGAACAACATGACTACGACAACAGGAAGTGGTGGCATGAAGGATACACCGATCAACATGATACAAGCTCCTGTGTACAGGAAAGTTAGCATGCGGGTTCCGCCAATTTTGTCCGCCAAGTACCCTCCAACAGGCCGGAAGAAACTGCCTGCGATCACACAGAAGGTGGTAATGTCTGCGGCACGAACAGGAGAGAGTCCGTATTGGGTGTTGAAGAAGATGGTGAGATAGTTACATAATCCAACGAAACCGCCAAAGGTTACACAATAGAAGGCACAGAATACCCAGGCATCTTTTTGTTTAAGCAGACTTCCGTATTGAGACAATTTCTTGGGTTCAGGCCGGTTAGGGCTATTTTTGGCAAAGATAGAAAAGAGAATAAATACGATAGCGATCGGTATAATAGCAAGTCCGAACACAACTTCCCAGCTGCCAAAATGCGTAGCCAAGCGATTGGCAAACAACGTCGCAAGTACGGTTCCGCTGTTACCCGCCCCGGCAATACCCATGGCCAGACCCTGATGCTCTTTGCCATACCATTGGCCTGCTAGAGGTAGCGCAGCAGCAAAGGAGGCGCCTGCGACACCGAGCAAGAGTGCCACCACGTACAGTTGGCTTAAAGAGTCGACCCATAGCCAGCCGAGTAACAAAGGAACTAAGGTAACGAGCATCCCGATCTGTGCGGTCAGTTTCGGACCAATATAATCAGACATGAAGCCAAGCACAAGGCGCAGGATGGAGCCGCCGAGAATAGGCAATGCGACCAGATTGGCCTTTTCCAGCGGAGTCATCGGATAATCCAATGCAATAACAACTGCGAGTGGACCAAGCATCCCCCATATCATAAAACTGATGTCAAAATACATAAACGCCCCGAAGAGGGTGGGCTTATGCCCGCTTTTCCAAAAACTTTTGCTCTCCATCATCCAACATCGCTCCTCATCCAATTGAGATCTTCGTGATTTGTCTATGTGCTTGTTGAGGCAGAAAAAGGCCGCAATTCGTCCAGATAAGAACGATTTGCGGCCCCGTTGCCGACAGGCGGTACACGTCATTGTGTTCCCGCATCTGAGTTGATCACAGCACTGTGATTTTGATTCAAATTATAATCAAGAGAAAATAGAGATGTCAACAAAAATTACACGTAATTTTAAATATTTCATTTTTAAATCGTATTTCACATTTATGATGTTAATTTAGTTGACATATGATTGAGATTCCCTTAATCTGAATCTAATATGAATCCACACAATGGCGTGTGGATTCCGGAGGCAACGGTGCCCTTTTCCGAATTATGGAGAAGGGATTTTTCTGTTTATTTTCAGGTGAGAGAGAGATAGGGGGCAGCCCATGAGCAGAAGCAAACTGGTGATTATCGGGAATGGCATGGCTGGAGTGAAGTGTGTTGAAGAGATTATCGCACTGGCGCCTGATACGTATGAGATTGTAATTTACGGCAATGAACCCCGTCCCAACTACAATAGGATCATGTTATCGAAAGTATTGCAGGGGGAGCATTCGTTACAGGATATCATTATCAATGATTGGACCTGGTATGCCGAGCATCATATTCGGTTATGCACAGGTGAAACAGTACACCGAATTGATACCCGCGGAAAATATATAGAGACTGCATCCGGCATAAAGGAAACGTATGATGTCCTGATTCTGGCAACAGGGTCTTCACCGTTTATCCCACCTATTCCTGGAATGGATAAAGAGCGGGTCATGTCCTTCCGGACCATTGATGATTGTACGCGTATGTCTGACTATTCCAAAGTATATCGAAAGGCTGCAGTCATTGGTGGTGGATTGCTTGGACTGGAGGCTGCACGCGGGTTGCTGCATCTGGGGATGGAAGCCGTGGTGGTCCATAACGCACCTTACATTATGAATCGACAGCTCGATCAGAAGGCCGCCGTGATGCTCCAGCAGGAGCTTGAAGACCAGGGTATGTCCTTTCTTTTGGCCAAAAATACGCAGAAAATTACCGGACGATCGCAGGCCCAGGGGCTGCTGTTCACAGATGGTTCCAAGCTTGAAGCTCAGGTTGTCATTGTCGCGGTAGGGATTCGGCCAAATGTGGATCTGGCCAGACGAAGCGGAATCGCTACCAATCGGGCAATCATGGTAGATGACTATATGCGCACCAGTGTACCGGATATATACGCAGTTGGGGAATGTGCCGAACATCGGGGAATCAGTTATGGTCTGGTGGCTCCCTTGTATGAGCAGGGGAAAGTACTCGCACGTACGCTCTGTGGACAGGAAACGTCTGAATACAAAGGGTCTATTCCTTACTCACAGCTGAAGGTATCAGGGGTTGATGTTTTCTCGGCGGGCGATATCAGTGGGGAGGGCATGCAGACCGCAATTCAACATCTGGATGGTATTCGAGGCACATACAAAAAAGTGCTGATGCAGGCTGGCAAAGTGCGTGGAGCCATTTTATTTGGAGATACAGCCGAAGGGACGGCATTGCTTGGACTGGTGCAACGAGGTGCGGATGTGGCGGAATTGGCTCCGCGTGAAGGGGCCCCGGATCCGGCTGAGATGGCTGCTGCGGCATTACCGGCTCAGGAGACCGTATGTGCCTGCAACAATGTGACCAAGGCTGCGATAATGAAGGCCATTCAGGAACAGGGCCTGGAAACGGCAGATCAGGTGAAGGAGCAGACCAAGGCGTCAGGTTCATGCGGTGGCTGTCGCCCGATGGTGGCTGCTCTGTTGAAACATACGCATAACCTGAAAAATAACGGGGGTACTGGAGTAGTAGCCACATTGGATAAACCTGCTCCAATGCCTGTATGCAGTTGTACTGCGCTTGGGCATGCAGAACTGAAGGAAATGCTGGCTGACATCATTGTTCCAGAGACAGACCTACCTTTGATCTTGCAGAAACTGGGATGGGGTTCGGAGCTTGGCTGCGCGGTATGTCGTCCAGTGATCCACTATTATTTACAAGTGTCTGCTCGAACGATACATGATCAAGGAATCGAGAGTATCCAAGAGATTCAGGTGCGCTGGGATGATCAGATCCCGTTGTCTTCCTATGCGAGGGATGCGGGTGGCTTGGCAGCACAGCTTCGTACGAGTTGGATTGGTGCAGCGATGCCGTCGCCCGTGAATATAGGCGTCGCACCAGGGCCGGGATCATTGGTGAGCGCACTTGTGCAAGATATTGGCTTGCTGGCATCACCAGCTGGATGGGAGATCTACGCAGGCGGTCATGCAGAGCATCCGGTCAAGCAAGGTGGCTTGCTCGGGGTGGCTGAAACAGAGGTGCAAGCGGCCGAACTCGCATCAGCCTGCCTTCAATGGTATCGCCAAACCGCCTGGTATGATGAGCCACTATGGGCGTGGACGGAGCGATTGGGATTCATGTCGATTCGGGAAACATTGCTGGATGACCAGTTGCAGAAGGAACTTGCAGCTACACTTCATGCTGATATATAGATGAAAGGCGGGGATGGAAGATGGGATTATCCGTAAGTTCAGAACCAACAGCCTCCAGGCTCTATGTAAAGGAAACTCAGTGTCCGTATTGCAGTGTGCAATGCAAGATGACTGTTGAAGAACTGGCTGCACCTGTCGCAGGCCAGCGTCGTGGTGAGTATACCGTTCAGGGCGTTCCGAATGAAGCCTCTCAGGGCAGGCTGTGTGTGAAGGGCATGAATGCTCATCAGCATGCACTCAGTGGGCAACGATTAATGCATCCGTTAATTCGTCGCAATGGCGAGCTTGAACCCTGTTCCTGGGACGAAGCCATTCAGACCATTGCAGAGCGGTTTCGGCAATTGAAAGACTCATACGGAGCAGATACAGTCGGAGTATACGGAGGCGGATCTTTGACCAATGAGACAGCCTACCTGCTTGGCAAATTTGCCAGGGTTGCATTGGGTACGAAGTATATCGACTATAATGGACGGTTTTGCATGTCAGCTGCAGCTTCAGCTGGCAGTAAAGTGTTCGGGATGGACCGTGGCTTGACGTTCCGTCTGTCCGATATTCCCAAGGCGGGCTGCATTGTACTCGCAGGAACCAATATTGCGGAATGCCAACCTACCCTGTTGCCCTACTTCAATCAGGCCAAGGAGAACGGGACATTCATTATCGTTATTGATCCCCGCAAGACGGCAACTGTAGCCATTGCCGATCTCCACTTGCAGGT from Paenibacillus sp. FSL R5-0341 harbors:
- the fabF gene encoding beta-ketoacyl-ACP synthase II — its product is MERVVITGMGVISPLGNDVDTFWNGLIEGRSGISPIEHFDTASYKTRIAGVVRDFDGEERFGRKEARRMDRFVQFAVAAADQAVSQSGLVMDELDRERVGVYIGSGIGGIQTLMEQGKVLSDRGPARVSPTLVPMMISNMAAAMVSMRFGCWGPTLSPVTACSIGNTAIGEAFRLIRHGGADVIIAGGTEAAVTEVSLASFGNATALSTRNETFQAASRPFDAGRDGFVMAEGAGILVVESLSHALGRGANILAEVIGYGASSDAYHMVATHPEGRGAYLAMKASLKEAQIGPEDIDVINAHATSTEAGDLSETRAIKQLFGAAAYDIPVTANKSMTGHMLGAAGGAEAISLIQSLRHGIIPPTINQEQRDPECDLDYVPNEARRADLRIGMSNSFGFGGHNAVIVLQKYSS
- the nirB gene encoding nitrite reductase large subunit NirB, with amino-acid sequence MSRSKLVIIGNGMAGVKCVEEIIALAPDTYEIVIYGNEPRPNYNRIMLSKVLQGEHSLQDIIINDWTWYAEHHIRLCTGETVHRIDTRGKYIETASGIKETYDVLILATGSSPFIPPIPGMDKERVMSFRTIDDCTRMSDYSKVYRKAAVIGGGLLGLEAARGLLHLGMEAVVVHNAPYIMNRQLDQKAAVMLQQELEDQGMSFLLAKNTQKITGRSQAQGLLFTDGSKLEAQVVIVAVGIRPNVDLARRSGIATNRAIMVDDYMRTSVPDIYAVGECAEHRGISYGLVAPLYEQGKVLARTLCGQETSEYKGSIPYSQLKVSGVDVFSAGDISGEGMQTAIQHLDGIRGTYKKVLMQAGKVRGAILFGDTAEGTALLGLVQRGADVAELAPREGAPDPAEMAAAALPAQETVCACNNVTKAAIMKAIQEQGLETADQVKEQTKASGSCGGCRPMVAALLKHTHNLKNNGGTGVVATLDKPAPMPVCSCTALGHAELKEMLADIIVPETDLPLILQKLGWGSELGCAVCRPVIHYYLQVSARTIHDQGIESIQEIQVRWDDQIPLSSYARDAGGLAAQLRTSWIGAAMPSPVNIGVAPGPGSLVSALVQDIGLLASPAGWEIYAGGHAEHPVKQGGLLGVAETEVQAAELASACLQWYRQTAWYDEPLWAWTERLGFMSIRETLLDDQLQKELAATLHADI
- a CDS encoding response regulator transcription factor, translating into MTKVLIIEDDNMLGDTLSLYLQGEGYDVIRVDNARDGLLQLQARPDILLLDLMLPDSGDKNPCSLMRQHTAIPIIVISSLTEVAERIRSLTDGADDYVCKPFSMQELKARIEAVLRRYSILNNSVVTEQESGISLDLARRTVLLNNQRVEMTFSEFEIMKLFVLNPGKVYSRYALIEAIRGIDAYINDRTIDVHITKLRKKIEDNPKNPQYIQTIWGVGYKFTP
- a CDS encoding nitrate/nitrite transporter; its protein translation is MESKSFWKSGHKPTLFGAFMYFDISFMIWGMLGPLAVVIALDYPMTPLEKANLVALPILGGSILRLVLGFMSDYIGPKLTAQIGMLVTLVPLLLGWLWVDSLSQLYVVALLLGVAGASFAAALPLAGQWYGKEHQGLAMGIAGAGNSGTVLATLFANRLATHFGSWEVVFGLAIIPIAIVFILFSIFAKNSPNRPEPKKLSQYGSLLKQKDAWVFCAFYCVTFGGFVGLCNYLTIFFNTQYGLSPVRAADITTFCVIAGSFFRPVGGYLADKIGGTRMLTFLYTGACIMLIGVSFMPPLPVVVVMLFLGMMCLGAGNGSVFQLVPQRFGNEIGLMTGIVGAAGGLGGYALPLILGQLYSSYQSYTPGFVILSLIAAASLILVLFMQSRWRVSWLSRSNKGMTESTSLSS
- a CDS encoding helix-turn-helix transcriptional regulator; the encoded protein is MNYDVRLQALSTFLKTQRSKISPESVGLPTGSRRRTPGLRREEVSQLAGVSTTWYTWLEQGRDIQVSHSVLDNIASALKLTADERKYLFSLAMEHHSELPTLEEEPVQLHPSLQKILQELHHCPTVISDRRCYIVGWNDAARHVFMDFEQIPLEQRNMISLLFDRKEFRRLAVNWEDFVSGFLAIFRAYYGQYVDDEWYNLFLDDMMNRHPDFHTLWKQSSVSSAPDVLIEFRHAKAGKMLFDLTSLQVQGSSDLRCSVYTPAPETATERKLMRLIEREAN
- a CDS encoding response regulator, with protein sequence MDGDHLLRDLVLNFTLILIFVFLIHHYLNQTNATRTSSITTRVIIGIALSMLGTALYYFSIVLSDGTMLNFRASVYLLASYFGGSASTFVTFAFMWIFRINMGRNPLLENWQYALLELFFVVAICLIFKYVRGFMQKWLFGSLLLITVYELIVLKTYSPSLLVMGMILLFQCICFLAIVLFLYYLNQNHRYRRLVIQRDREMLEMLRMQPGFTFKIHKQNGKFEYLLLEGEMLARLGLDMSSLKHDYKLGTLNILPKEKVEFLRKQFNRAWEGESFFYEIEHEGYYSLVKVRPLREDGVVKYVVGYGLDITEHRAVKRRIQESEERYRTLERVSADWFVGMDSNRCIVSVNQKFLDVLGLDRHQVIGRQLEEMLFIEQLEHWLLIFQKALHHNIVQETELSLIIGEGHEQHVRVHLYPDKALNSSEKIKAVIHDISEQYKRVKADKANQAKSEFLAFMSHEIRTPLSGIISFSLLLQRTDLSPQQLDYLSKINASSQTLLTLVNDILDFSKIEAGKLTLEKVSFSPEDVFKRVADQIGVAIGHKDIEVIFTTDSDLPLTVIGDPFRLEQVLLNLLSNAIKFTEHGYVTLRAEVLSLEAEQVQVRFEVEDTGIGISPEQLERLFVPFTQAEPSTYRTYGGSGLGLVICYLLVTSLGGNLRVDSVLGEYSLFSFDLIFELADTEEESSFLQTFPLLYCVNDVVIIEEDERMGESLKQMLYSFGMKPTLYPSLNHMMESDWCVPHADGASSLLIMMDMDAEDTVNGSSWDNFMKRLNRTQFQMVGYTHAFSENALWSEERSFRPDIMMIKPITRLGLFEVLLALQGEGPLENHRRVEGDEPYLLKSKGHILIAEDQEINQLVIRAMLEHMGFEVTLADSGTEVLKKLGEQTWELILMDMYMPEMNGIDATRHIRKMRQYDRTPIIALTANSLQIDHETCFEVGMNAILTKPIHEQQMTDTLETWIDVKGMREISGIDADKAIRQMDGKPHILQYALTKFRMEYGPFQKKLTIKLQQQQIAAVIRSVHSLRGVAANLHAVDLLRPVLQLESLLSRPLFEEEELNSILEKVQQEIDRITESLPW